The sequence GGTCCTGGAAACAAGTATGGGGAGCCAATTCCTATCAGCAGAGCCCAGGAGCACATCTTTGGGATGGTCCTTATGAATGACTGGAGCGGTAATCGGTGCTGCAGGAGTCTGCCTGGAGAGGGGGTTACAGCGTCACGGGAAACCTTAGATAGagataaattatatattttaatagtaGACTAGTGATAATTGAAACCACTGGGTACAGTTGAAAgggatgaaaatgaaatgctgtctGTATTTCTCAGGCTCTGTCTCAATCCATCTTCGATCAATCGGTAGAACAAGAAATTGCTGCCTAATGAAGATTTATTTACTTATGAAAGAGCTAATATCAGTCTAGTTTCTTCTGGGCAGGGATGGAGTAGCCCTAAGGATGGTGATTCCAACAGAGGATTGATTTCAGTGTCAGGAGCAGAGAAACAATTTGGCAATCACAAATCCCTCAGTCTTTGCATAGATTTAAGTGGTTGCAATTGGCCTTATGACTGGCATGGGCCATTAGCTGTGTGAAAAAGCATTAACTAAACTGGGGATAAAAATACTCGTTATATGGGGATGGCCTGACTTGGTTTAATTATTGCTGACTTTTCTTCCTAATCTAGCTGGTCTAAGAAAATTGGTTTGAGGGTCTGAAAGGGATGGATTTAAATCAGGATTTGGGCACAATGGCTAGAAAAGGGTGCTGATAACATTTGCAATCGCTGTTACTCTTTCACAGGTGTGATGGCTGCACAACTCCTAGGATATGTTTAACAGCATTGCTTTCAATTTTCTCTTCCTAGCCCGTGACATCCAGAAATGGGAATACGTTCCTCTGGGACCGTTCCTGAGCAAGAGCTTTGGCACAACCATCTCTCCCTGGGTTGTTACCATGGAAGCTCTCATGCCATTTGTGTTGCCAAACCCTGTCCAGGTTAGCAAGAGAAAGGGTTGATataaaggaaaagcagtgcTAGAAAAATGTCAGCAGAACGGGTAGGTCCCATCAGTAGGAATCACTGAGCTGTATCAATGCCAAGCACTTTCTTCATAGACTTTACAGGTGTGATCCTGCTTCCAAGCATATGAAGGCATCCTGGGCCCTCTGAGTTCAAATGCTCGTTATGGCGCTGGCGCTGGCACATGGTACCCTGGGCTGTCATCCTGCCTGCTTGAGCAGGGCAGAAAAATCATCTCCTTTAAAACACCTGGAAACTAAACTGATCAGAGCGCTGCTTGTTAGCATTTGGTAGCATTTAGCATCCAGCAAGCAGAGGAGGGGGAGTGGACTCAAGCCAAAACACTTTGTTCAAGCGTTTCTGCATTGTGTAGACGTTTAGTTAAAATTGAAATAGATAATAAAGAGTCTTGCACAGAACTCACCACCTTCTCTGTGCAGGCACAGAGCAAAGGTGTGCTAgcactgtatttattttggatTAACATCCACGCCGTAAGGATGGAGAGGGCTTTTGGAGCCCATGTGCAGAAAAAGGAATCGGATTATACGGATATCACATCTGTTCAGAAAGATCTTTAAAAGTGTGTGCATGAGAGCAAGCAAAGCAGTAATCTGAGCAGTAACAATGGTGAAGTAAATGGGGAGTGCAGCACATGCTGGTTAAACAGAAGGTCACTGGGATGGCTCgtggaatttttcctttttgtttgtttagacTGTGATGCCTTTTATACGTTTTTAGGATCCCAAGCCGCTGCCCTACCTTCAGGACAAAGAGCCCTACACTTTCGACATCAAGCTCTTTGTTGCTATTAAAGGTACAGCAATGCTGAGTGGGTTATAAAGCTGAAATTGCCAATTAAGGGATGCAGAACCACCACCTATTTCAGACAATTTGCTCTTGGCTCTGCAGTCCTCCTCTTCCATCTGTGCTCAGATTGCCTCTGTCAGAGAAAGAGGCAAAGCTCTTCGTGCTCCCCGTTGGCTGTGCAGCAATGTGTCAAGGAGGGAATACCTCCCAGATGATCAGCTTACCGTGAGGAGGGTCCCTGTGGGGTCTGCCTGCATCGGCAGGGGtaggcagggcatgggaagagCAGAGGTATGTGGAATTCAGATGTTAACCCAGCTCAGACCCCCAGCTCACGGCCATGCTGACCGGTAGGTCCAGGTGTTGCTCCTGTAGTacagcagagagcaggaaaTGAGCAGCTTGATGCTACCCCAGTGCCATCCACATGCTTGTTTTCTATGAAATTCTGGCCTTCATATCAATAGAAAATGTTATTACTTGTTTCTTGCTAGGGATTACAATGATAAAAGAAGTCTCCATCCATCTGTAAAATCAAAAGACTCCAACATCATTCATCCAACACAAACAAATTGCTTccctgtttcttattttttattttctgcaggagaaggaaTGAGCATGCCAACTACTATATGCAGAACCAATTTCAAGGTAAGACTCCAGTATCTTTTATTTGCTTGAAATCTTGCTGATGCCATGAGCTTCAGCCTTAGGCAGTTTCAAACACTGATTTTTGCATTAGCTGAAGAGCAGATCTGGTGGGTGTGGGTGTAGGGGACAGAGGGAAAAGTGTGGAGGGTGGTGATAGTTCACTCCTACTGAGATGGAAACACCCGAATGCTCAAGCACTGAAGAAGGGGGCAGCTCTTTCCACTGCTCAGTTTAGGGTGCTCATAGCATCATAAGTTGGGTGTTCCTTTGGCAGGGAGCAGTGAGAGCGGAGGACTCGCAGGCAAAGGGAATTGCTTCTTGCCATGCCGAGGTGCAATACAGCTTTGCAGTCGCAGCTGGTAATTTAGATGCAGACTTGCTGCTGCAACACCGCTCCGAGCCTGGGTCTGCCCCAGCTCTTCTGCGGGCAGCATGGTGGCTCTGCCTCTACAGGCTGATTGAAGCCAGGAGGTACATGTACCAGCTGCAGGATTTCTCAATGAATTTTATATTCACATTTGGTTCTTTGCATAGTAATTACCTTAATCAGTAAATCAGTAGTCAGCAAATCAGTAATAAGGAGATTTTTCTATAAAGCCGTTAAAATACCAGACTCAATCATGGATCCTGGGTCAGCAGTGCTGGCcttaaagaggaagaagaggagaaatgacATCCAGCGGAAAGAAGAGGAATTTTAAGGGACTAAATTGCATGTTAAAGTATGTTTTATATGCACATAGCAGCTCCTTGTCATCATTTAGAAAGCAATCAGCCAGGCCACAGTAACTACGGAGAATACCACACTAAGTAACTGTGAAGGTTGCTTTCAGGCTGCTGAAGGTTCCTGATTAAATAAGGAAACTTTTCTTTAGGGACAGTCTTACCAGCATCATCCCGAGAAAGCAATACGTTCTGCATAGCCTAATGGCACGCCAGAGAGGTTTGTCCTTCATTGCTttagcctcctcttcctccttcctccagcacaTGTATTGGACCATGAAACAGCAGCTGGCTCATCATTCGATCAACGGGTGCAACCTCAGACCTGGAGATCTCCTGGCCTCCGGCACAATCAGTGGACCCGTAAGTGTTTAAATAACGCCAGTCACTGAGAACTGGTCAGCAGTCCAAAACCAGCTGAGCAGGGCTTTGAGTCTAAGCCCTGTTTGATTTGAGCAGCCATGAAAGCATCTGCAGTTCTTGCCTAGGCACTTTGGGCTGATGCTTTGGCAACCCCAAAATCACACTAAGAAGTGGTGGGTTTCTTGTTGTtactggtttttggtttttaatatcttctgTACTCCTTCCCCTAAGAACTGTTTTACCACAGATGCAAATTCATTTCTATGCGCAAGCATCCATGTGGCCCGTTTATACTTTATGAGATGCAGCTTTTTTAGTTCTGAGAAGAATGTAAAAGGTGCATGGGTATAACTTTTAGTTTCTCTAATACTACCTATTTGGAGCTAACTTCACAAGCTATTGTTCCCCTTGAACTGTCATATGGACTGTTGCTGCAATATATGGATAACTTGCACTTTCTGAAACATCAAATAGAAATCCTATTCGTGCTGTCTGAAAGACAGCCTCAGGTAAGTTGTTTCCAAGTTGAGATACCAAAGTTTGCTTTCTTCAAACTATTGTACTACAGATTGACATTAAAGACTTACAAACATTTGCCAGCTTTGCTCTTCTGaagaacaaaatgtaaataaaaatccaaaacGTGACTACATAAAAGCACTGGATTTGTAGAAGTGCCCTTGATTTGTTTCCGTTCTTGCTGTAGCAGACCCAAACTACTTTTACAGGGTTTAGCACTGTTAAACACACCAGATAATGGCTGTAAGCATGACAGCTTATAGTGAGCaagcaattaaaatgcaaaggcaggaaaacaagcCAATATATCAATGAATTAAATCAACAGCAAAACTCTGTTCTATAGTGCTAACGTACTTGTGTGCCTACTTCCAGCAGCAAGTAACTTAACAGCAGGACAGATACTAAAAagttgtttatttgtttatgaaCTCTTGCTGCAGGAGCCAGAGAGCTTTGGCTCCATGCTGGAGCTGTCCTGGAACGGAACAAAAGAAATCCCTCTTGGCAGTGGACAGTCTCGTAAATTCCTGCAGGATGgagatgaaataattttgacagGTAATGGCCAAACAACTGCTCTTACACTGCACCAAGGATGTTTCCAGACTGATCCCAGTAGTGGAAGTGCCTGGCAGGGAGATGGGCTAGTCTGTACATGCCTGCCAGGCAAACACAGTTGTTTCCATCCTACCTGTCAGGAGACAAAAGCAGGTGGATAGAAATTTCcctgaaataaatgctttctggACTCCATTATTTGCTTTGCTAGGTACTTAATGATCTTGCTATGCCTGTGTGTGAGTGCTAAGGGGACAGTGGAGGTAGGTTTGCCTTTATGGGCAAAAATATCCTGGGACTAGAAGCAGGTGATGTATTGTTGCCACCACAGTCCAAGTTTGCACATGGAGCAGAGCTtggaaaatgctaaaaaaagttattttgcaaataatatttcatttgtaaCATAGGCATATTCAATGAAGTGTGTTGCAAATCAAGTATGTGGGAAGCAGCATGAAGCCTGCTAGAACAGCTGACCAGCTCCCCTCTGAAAAGGGCTGTGCTTGAGAGCTGTTTCATGCTGGGCCATGGTTTTAATTTCCATCTTGATAAACTAAGGAttttatgaattaaaatataCCATGGTGTTTTTGTGATCTAAATCCCACTCCTACTTCATTTTAATCAAAAGACTAGTGTAaaacaaatctattttttcctctcctctcatcTTGTCAACCCCTTATGGCTTTGGGGTGGCAAATATTTGGCAAGAACAGCCATGAGAAACTTTTGATTCAAGCCTGCGTATGTCTTTGCTGTGTTGCCTGCTGAGTTTTTAATATCTCGTGGCACATTGTGCATCATCAGAGGAGACCCAGCCAGTGCCACACCTGGCTCTGAGCAACTCCATCATGCTGATGTGATCAGAGATAGTCTGCACAGAGAACAAAATGGCTCAAGTGATGAGAAAACACAAATGTGACTTAGGGCAGAGAAAATGTGAGTGACTAATGCCTGTGTAGAAACCTGAAGGACATGACGGTGTGATGCTAGTATGTGTTCACATACCTGTGCCTGCTTGATCCAACCAGGACTTTTAGGATTTTTGCCAAAACAATctaaaatgtcttattttttcagaaagctttttaacaaaacccaagaacttttctgtgatggaaaaaaaaaaatatatatatatggatgTATTCCAGTCTCCCAGTGATGGCTCTATAAGCAGCTTTGGTAGTGCCTCCTGTCTGGCAGCCTACACAGTACCTTTGAAAATCATGTTTCTGTGAGGCGCTGCCAGTTTTGCAGAGGAAGATGCTGAGACAACTGGAGATTGAGATGTACTGGAGAGAGCCGTAGATGATGAAACTGAGGAGTCCCCAATACCTCTGACATCCTTCAGCCTCCCAACAACCCAGCAACTACTCATGCTGCAATGTGTCGGCATCTGATGCTTCTCTCCATGGGCTCCCTATACATTCAGTGCAGCGAGACACTCCTCCAGCAATCCAGAGTACCACACTGCCCTCCAGAGTTGCAGGTCTCCCTCCAGTAACTATGCCAGGAGCCCTAAATTAGGGTGCAGTTGGGTATTACAAACATCTGACATGCATGTCAGCATTACATGCTGACATCCTTATAGGCAACGAGCACCTTGCAGTTTGGGACCTGTTGGCACAAGGTGGCTAGCTGAGGGACAAATGGGACTAGACCATGACCCACGTTGTTCTTCATGCCCAGAACAAGCTATGTTACTTAAATAAGTACTTTAAATCCTGAATGTCTTTAATCTTTAAAGATGGCACGGTGGCGTTGTTGTTAACCTGGATGAAGGCGCCGTTGCCCCAGTGGGACAGTCTCATGTTAGTCGGTCTGCTGTGCTATTTTACACTAGCAACAGTTTGTGATTGTAGTGAGCAGGGCATTGCGCCGTTTGTGAGAGccgggtgctgctggggctgtcTGCTGGGACAGTTTGGGATCTGCTCCTATTTAGTGATGTATGGCAGGTCCAGTGCCTTAAGGCACCCTTGAGGCAGGGCTAGTGCTATTGCATCCTCTCCCGAGGCAGTGCCATTAGCTCTTGCCAAGTGCCCAACCCATAATTTCTAGTCTCCTATTTCAACTTTGTGTTCTCGCTCCCCTTGTGGGAGCTATTTCAGAGCTCTAACAcataaaatgagagaaatatatttttcccaaGAAGTGCGTCTCGGGGAGAGAGCATTGCAAGGGAAGGTTTGCTGATGGTGTGCTGCAGCCGGCTGCAAAAATCTCTCTGTAGCTCCTTGGCACTCTGCTCAGGCCgatgctgctggcagcacagacctTGCTTTGTTAAATGCGCTGCTCCTTGGTACTGCTCTAAATAGTAGTTGACAGCGGGGATAACCAAACTGGACTGAAATAATAAGCTGGCGCTCAAAGGAAAGCTGGCAGTGAAGCCTAATGAGACAAATGGAAACTGAGCTGAGCCTTAAAGCAAGTGTCTTACTCAAGTATTGCTTACAAATGAGGATAGACATACTGGGGTGGTGTCTGTGGGCAGGCTGTTATGCAAGCACTTATAGACACTGCTGTCCGTGGAAAAACTTCATTTCAGCCTGGCCGTGAGAGTTGCACTGCGGGTTAGAGCTGGCAGGGTCTGTCCTCATGCTGCAAAACCTTtggctgccctgcagcctgagcccacccatcctcctcttccttggCGGAGGCTTCCACTGATCGGTGCTAAGGGTGGGGATTAGGATTAAGGTCTGCTCTGTTCAGCTCCCTCTTGGCTTCTCAGAGGTAGCTGGTTTTCATCACATGCAGGGAAGATGATGTATTCCATTATTGTAGGAAAATCCATCTCTAACTATAAAATCACTCcttaaaatacagcatatgCCACTTGTGTCCTTTCTTTGATCAGCTGTTGTAGTGGAGAGCTACAGTAGGTCTCCTCAGCCGTTTCTTCCCAGAACAGTCTTCCCAGATGAGCCAGAAGCCCCTGGCTGTGGCCTCTCCCCTCCTTCATCTGCAGCTTTGCTAATGGATGCTGTTTctggagcagctcagctggcCTGTGGCAGCAAGAGGCGCTGCGGCATCCCCGTCCTAATGTCATCTCGCCCATCACGCAGGAGTAGGGAGATATTGAATCGTCCTGTAGTTAGAGATGTTGTCACAGGCCGGTAACTTCAGCAGCAGTCAGCAAACCTTCAATGCCTGTTTATATAACAGAGGATAAATGAATATTTTGAGTCAGATGCTGAGTTTCTCATGGAACTAAACTAATTGACTTTAGCCAGCAAAACATTCTGCAAGGGTAGGCCCTGCTGTTTGAGGGGGTTTAATGATCATCTTGCTGGCTGTAAGCATCCTGATGTCCCAAGAGCAGTCCTCATGCTGCAGAAAGAGAATCCAGATTTACTTTATTAATTGCAAGGCTGGGCCAGGCAGTGAATCAGCTTACCAGTTAGCTTGATGATGCTGCAGGTTAggttaaaaatcagaaatattgcacatcttgcttgctttttgatCATATGTGCTGAACTTGCATATTGCTGtgtttaacattttctgtttcttttttctttttttatattcctGAGCTACTTGAACTCTTCcaggtgttcttttttttacccctcatttcatttctgaaatatttccactCGTTTTTGGTCTCTTTATTATGCCTTTATTCACTTTTAGTCCTGGTAAAATCCTGCTGTCCTGACACAACAAACTGTCTGTTGTTTTCTGGCCCTAGGTTACTGCCAGGGCAATGGCTTCCGCGTGGGATTCGGCCAGTGCTCAGGAAAAATCCTTCCAGCCCTGTTGGATCCATGATGACTGGAGTAAGGGGACATCCAAGGAGGAGGatctctctccctgcctctaACAGTCATGTTGCTTTAttcagatttattatttttatatgagtGATTGGaatcttattatttttaattatcaaTAAATATCCTAAAGATGAATGTGGCTCTGTGGTGCGATAAGAAAAGGATTTCAACGCTAGCTTAAAATTCTTGGAATAAGAATTAAGATGATTGAAATGGAAAGTGAGATTCTTAACTCTTCTACTGTATTAATAGTTTTTTCATAATTATAAAAGGAGGGTTTCAAGTAAACTTatctaaaaatactttcaagaaAACCTGTGTAGGCTTTGGAGTTCAACCCTTACGCTGCAGCACTGATGAGGTCCTGGAAATAAACCCCAGCAGGTTGCAACCTACAGCTGCCGCCCTCCCCTTGCCCCGGAGCAGGCAGGTTGTCCCTactcctcctgcccttccccaaGCAGAGGCAACTCTCCGTGCCCCAGAACAAAGATCAACGCCAGCCCTGAGCTGGGAGTCTGCATTGGGGCACCCCTCAAAAGAGAGCATGGAGATACCTCGTGCATCTTGCCCTGGTTTCAGAGAAGGGAATACCTCATTTCTCTCATCCCCGCTTCCCTGGGGTtagggagggagggtgagctTCATGGCCGGAATGATCCCCAGGTGCTCGCTGGTGGAAGTCACACGTTGTCACCTAGCAGGGGCTGCGGTAAGAGGACACCGAGGAGGCAGACCCCCTTCCTGCACTCCTGAAAGGCATCTCTTGCTGTGCCATCCCCTTGCAGCAGGCAGTAAACAAAGCCACATGCCACTTTTCTCAAGTGTAAAGGGCATCTGCCGTCTCCCGCTGGTCTACAAATCAATTTAACTCTATGGCCAAGTGCCAAATCACATCAATTAGAGGATATCACTGACTGAAGGAGCTCAGGAGACCGGATAATGAACTCTGGTACAGTGCAAGGGGAActtgttaaatatttgcttGGTCCTCAAAGTGAAGAGCCTGATGAGGCTGCCGGCCTCGTGCAGTGACAGCAGGATGAGCGtaggctgctgctttcctgtcgCTGCCCCGTTGCTCCTCCTGAGGTCTGCTGGGTAATTTTGCTGGTGTGGGCCATGTAGGTATTTGATGTCATCCTGGGAAGCACCTGGTGCAGATTGGTAATGTGAACCTCTTGGCCACGCAGGAGAGACAAATGAATTTGAAATGaagattaatgaaaaaatgtggcAGTACAGATAAATCACTGCTAACGGGGCATGTTCACTGAAACGGGCTCTCTTCCAGTGTGCAATAATAATAGTCCCTTTAAAGAATGATACTTGGAGGATCATCCAATTGATCCAAATCAATTTAAATTTTTAGCCTAAGACATTCCACTATCACCAGGAGGGATGACCTGGCCAGGAAAACTGTAGCTCATTGTTTATCAAGGAAAAGCTATTTCCCCTTCAGGCTCTCGTGGAAACTTGGAGCTGAACTAATAGGCAGATATTTATTTAATGTCAATTTATAGGATGCTTTGTACTCTCTTTTGACCTCAAAGGACAACCACAAGCTGACACCTTCCCTCTTGGATTTAGACATAACTCATGTGGTTCCTCTGAACACAGCCTGGCTTTactcctggcagcagcaggaggacacAGAAAGCATTTATCCAGTGGAGAAATTTCTCTGCAGAAGCAACATCCATGCCCCACCTTGCCATATCTTATGTGTTGGAAACGCAACGTCTGAGGAGAGGGGTGCACCCACAGAGAGGACATCCACCCCCATGCTGGCCATCAGCAATCCCattctcctttctctgcctctcgCGCAGGCCTCCTTGATGCTAAGCTGTGGTAGCGGCACACTGCGGCTTTCCCATGGTGCCACAGCCCCATGGAAGGGTTTTGGTGTGCCAAAAGGAAGGATGCTCTTCTGAAAAGCCTGGAAAAAATCTCTATTGACAAGAGCTGGTGGAGGCATCGGGGCAGTATATTACTAGTTTTGACCTTGATGCAAGACATTTTGCAGTCAGGAAGGaccac is a genomic window of Pelecanus crispus isolate bPelCri1 chromosome 7, bPelCri1.pri, whole genome shotgun sequence containing:
- the FAH gene encoding fumarylacetoacetase, whose protein sequence is MSFIQVDKDSDFPLQNLPYGVFSTKEEPRHRLGVAIGDQILDLSVIKHLFNGPALAKHQHVFDQPTLNAFMGLGRAAWTEARAFLQKLLSAGEPALRDNAELRRRAFVPQASATMHLPAHIGDYTDFYSSRQHATNVGIMFRGKENALMPNWLHLPVGYHGRASSVMVSGTPIRRPVGQMRPDNDKPPVFGACKRLDIELEMAFFVGPGNKYGEPIPISRAQEHIFGMVLMNDWSARDIQKWEYVPLGPFLSKSFGTTISPWVVTMEALMPFVLPNPVQDPKPLPYLQDKEPYTFDIKLFVAIKGEGMSMPTTICRTNFKHMYWTMKQQLAHHSINGCNLRPGDLLASGTISGPEPESFGSMLELSWNGTKEIPLGSGQSRKFLQDGDEIILTGYCQGNGFRVGFGQCSGKILPALLDP